A window of the Diorhabda carinulata isolate Delta chromosome 1, icDioCari1.1, whole genome shotgun sequence genome harbors these coding sequences:
- the LOC130902447 gene encoding WD repeat-containing protein 35-like isoform X4, which produces MFAYLSKKIAIPNDTKINAIAWNKLDGYIAVAGKNGLLKIFKLKSPKKDDQKLGNKDPTETNSLSTDQIFEAYIENIELAVWNEVHEKLTTSDKNGLIIVWMFYKNVWYEEMRYNRKQSIVVGIAWSADGQKICITYEDGIAIVACIEGYRIWSRKLLSTPLSGVQWSPDSKFLLFSLKTGDLHLYDHQGNFMTKLNVFCQNTSSGVVHVVGLAWYNGVNRSVYSSCPNLSITFENGKTQLMKNESDPSPMIVDTRMLAVHCSWNHDGSLLAICGQQCVEEKQMNLVQFYSPFGRHLKTLKVPGNSIRCCVWEGESKRVAIAVDSFIYLANVQLDYKWCYFKNTLVFSSFRPEKPGICITFWDTCNNQCRIKWVHELLGIAGCGEYCIIATKSDNKDPLGEYGLILYNTLGNPVSGIYIDFEPIAIGISSYQVFASSKNNFIVWYFKTPKSISASKNRLKMFHIDDSPSYAVEIIPELESARDIPVNTKETIDPVCCLIASDKYLIIGRDSALIQIYVLPALVLTNKIKISTRPYKMAINCTSTHLAIIDIFGLMRVLDISEGLGRPVSSSTDSKLERKDVWAMCWASDNPQLLAIMEKTRMYIFRGICLEESVAFSGYLCNFTDLEIQAVLLDKVIEHPEKPLKDHIIKIEMKSLRDTKQLLEIAGINEAIQFVEENEHPRLWCLIAETALKQMNLIMAETCFAKAKNYSKVLFVKKLQDTHNYLIRRARIAAYFRNYDEAENIYVEADRSDLALKLRQTLGDWFRVIQILKSGVTASDTVLQTAYNAIADYFVQLNNWTSAIKYYELGKNTGKLVEGYYHLEDWKNLDAMIDCLPEGDPLLERIGDMFAANAVHNEAVKAYVKVGKVISAVNLCVMYNRWDVASDLAKTYNISKVSELVTKYTTDLVQQGEIINAIRINTEAKYYLLAAEQVFKITCQKRWLKTWKLKMVLRLMNISVIGSIDGSINIIRDNGLLLNTYPKTPT; this is translated from the exons ATGTTTGCTTATCTGAGTAAAaag ATTGCTATTCCAAACGATACAAAAATAAACGCTATTGCTTGGAACAAGTTGGATGGTTATATTGCAGTTGCAGGGAAAAATGggcttttaaaaatatttaaactcaAGTCTC CTAAGAAGGACGATCAAAAATTGGGAAACAAAGATCCTACAGAAACGAACAGTCTTTCAACAGACCAGATTTTTGAGGCctatatagaaaatatagaacTAGCAGTATGGAATGAAGTTCATGAAAAGTTAACTACCAGTGATAAAAACGGTTTGATAATTGTATGGATGTTTTATAAG AACGTTTGGTATGAAGAGATGAGATATAATCGTAAACAGTCAATAGTAGTAGGAATAGCATGGAGTGCAGATGGGCAAAAAATATGCATTACATATGAAGATGGTATTGCTATTGTTGCTTGTATTGAAGGATATAGAATTTGGAGTAGGAAGTTATTATCAACTCCACTATCTGGAGTACAGTGGTCTCCAGATAGCAAGTTTCTGTTATTTAGTTTAAAGACTGGGGATTTACATCTTTATGATCATCAAGGCAACTTTATG ACTAAATTGAATGTATTTTGCCAGAATACTTCATCTGGTGTAGTTCATGTAGTTGGACTTGCTTGGTATAATGGAGTAAATAGAAGTGTCTATTCATCTTGTCCGAATTTATCAATAACTTTTGAGAATGGGAAAACACAGCTCATGAAAAATGAAAGTGATCCAT CTCCCATGATAGTAGACACAAGAATGTTAGCAGTGCATTGTTCTTGGAACCATGATGGATCCTTGCTGGCCATTTGTGGTCAACAATGTGTAGAAGAGAAACAAATGAACTTGGTACAATTTTATAGTCCATTTGGGAGA CATTTGAAGACCTTGAAAGTTCCTGGAAATTCAATAAGATGTTGTGTTTGGGAAGGAGAATCCAAGAGAGTTGCTATAGCTGTTGATTCTTTTATATATCTAGCTAATGTCCAACTTGACTATAAATGGTGctatttcaaaaatactttaGTGTTTAGTTCATTCAGACCGGAGAAACCTGGAATATGTATAACTTTTTGGGATACTTGTAACAACCAA tgtcGTATTAAATGGGTCCATGAATTGTTAGGAATAGCGGGATGTGGTGAATATTGTATAATTGCTACAAAATCTGATAATAAAGATCCTTTAGGAGAATATGGTCTCATACTTTATAATACCTTAGGAAATCCTGTGAGTG GCATATACATAGATTTTGAACCCATTGCCATAGGAATAAGTTCTTATCAAGTTTTCGcatcatcaaaaaataatttcattgtttggTATTTCAAAACACCCAAATCCATATCAG CTAGCAAAAACAGATTAAAAATGTTCCATATAGATGACAGTCCTTCCTATGCAGTTGAAATAATTCCAGAATTAGAAAGTGCTCGCGATATACCAGTTAATACCAAAGAAACTATAGATCCAGTGTGTTGCTTAATTGCaagtgataaatatttaatcataGGAAGAGATTCTGCtcttattcaaatttatgtaCTACCCGCTCTTGTACTAActaataagataaaaattagTACTCGGCCGTATAAGATGGCCATCAACTGTACTTCAAC aCACTTGGCAATAATTGACATATTTGGCTTAATGAGAGTACTTGATATATCAGAAGGCTTAGGTAGGCCTGTATCCTCATCTACTGATTCGAAATTAGAACGTAAAGATGTATGGGCAATGTGTTGGGCTTCTGATAATCCACAATTATTAGCTATTATGGAAAAAACTAGAATGTATATTTTCAGAGGAATCTGCCTTGAAGAATCAGTAGCTTTTTCCGGATATCTTTGTAACTTTACT GATCTAGAAATTCAAGCTGTTCTTTTAGACAAAGTGATAGAACACCCTGAGAAGCCTCTCAAAGACCATATAATCAAAATAGAGATGAAAAGCTTAAGGGATACCAAACAGCTACTGGAAATAGCTGGTATTAATGAAGCTATTCAGTTTGTCGAAGAAAATGAACATCCTAGATTATG GTGTCTTATTGCAGAGACAGCATTGAAgcaaatgaatttaataatggCAGAAACTTGTTTTGCTAAAgccaaaaattattctaaagttttatttgtcaaaaaacttCAAGATACTCATAATTACCTTATAAGAAGAGCACGAATTGCtgcttattttagaaattatgaCGAAGCTGAAAATATATACGTGGAAGCTGATAGGAG TGACTTGGCTTTAAAACTACGTCAAACTTTAGGAGATTGGTTCAGAGTTATTCAGATTTTGAAAAGTGGTGTTACAGCTTCCGATACTGTTCTCCAAACAGCTTACAATGCAATAGCGGATTACTTCGTACAGTTGAATAACTG gACATCGGCTATCAAATACTAtgaattaggaaaaaatacagGAAAATTAGTAGAAGGCTACTATCATTTAGAAGATTGGAAAAACCTTGATGCCATGATAGATTGTTTACCAGAAGGTGATCCTCTTCTAGAAAGAATAGGTGACATGTTTGCTGCAAACGCAGTTCATAATGAAGCAGTGAAAGCTTATGTCAAAGTTGGAAAAGTAATATCTGCAGTTAACTTGTGTGTCATGTACAATAGATGGGATGTAGCAAGTGATCTAGCCAAAACTTATAACATTTCAAAAGTTTCCGAGCTAGTGACGAAATATACTACTGATCTTGTCCAACAAGGCGAAATTATTAATGCAATACGAATCAATACAGAGGCTAAATATTATCTATTAGCAGCGGAACAGGTTTTCAAG ATTACATGCCAAAAAAGATGGTTAAAAACTTGGAAGTTAAAAATGGTGTTAAGATTGATGAATATCAGTGTTATTGGAAGCATAGATGGCagtataaatattataagagATAATGGACTTCTATTGAATACATACCCTAAGACTCCAACTTAA